From the Ruania alkalisoli genome, one window contains:
- a CDS encoding carbohydrate ABC transporter permease, whose protein sequence is MTLLANPGTASRARGEGAGSKRRDAAARKRRRTWLACYAFVAPSLLLGALFTFWPMVASWYYSLLDWTGFVGTQSFVGLDNYQEIVRDQYFWNALKNSFLLTVVVVPVRMLLSLIVAIVLNGKLPFSNAFRTGFFIPAITTTAIVGLVMTLILDPGLGPVNEWMRQLGITDAAVSFLGNPSLALPTLMVILIWKPFGITMVYWLAALQTIPRDVYEAAKIDGASWFQTHTRISAPLLIPFALVILVLSAASTLRVFDLVHTMTGGGPFFATETVEVFIYRNAFAVAGGGSPRIGFASAAGVVFGAVVLALAILQWWASQTRSKSRRNV, encoded by the coding sequence GTGACGCTGTTGGCTAACCCCGGCACGGCCTCGCGAGCCAGAGGCGAAGGTGCGGGGTCGAAGCGGCGCGACGCGGCCGCGAGGAAGCGCAGGCGCACGTGGCTCGCGTGCTACGCGTTCGTGGCACCGTCCTTGCTTCTCGGCGCGCTCTTCACCTTCTGGCCGATGGTCGCCTCGTGGTACTACTCGTTGCTCGACTGGACCGGTTTCGTGGGAACACAGTCGTTCGTGGGCCTCGACAACTACCAGGAGATCGTACGAGACCAGTACTTTTGGAACGCACTCAAGAACTCGTTCTTGCTGACGGTCGTCGTCGTACCTGTGCGGATGCTGCTCTCATTGATCGTGGCAATCGTCCTCAACGGGAAGCTGCCATTCTCGAACGCGTTTCGCACCGGATTCTTCATACCGGCGATCACAACCACCGCTATTGTTGGACTGGTGATGACGCTTATCCTGGACCCCGGTCTCGGACCGGTGAACGAATGGATGAGGCAACTCGGCATCACGGACGCCGCGGTGAGTTTTCTTGGGAACCCTTCGCTGGCATTGCCTACTCTGATGGTGATCCTCATCTGGAAACCCTTCGGAATCACCATGGTCTACTGGCTCGCTGCGCTCCAGACAATACCCAGGGACGTCTACGAAGCGGCAAAGATCGACGGCGCCTCTTGGTTCCAGACTCATACTCGGATATCTGCCCCATTGCTCATCCCGTTTGCGTTGGTCATCCTGGTGCTATCGGCTGCGTCAACGCTGCGAGTCTTCGATCTCGTCCACACGATGACCGGAGGTGGCCCCTTCTTTGCAACCGAGACGGTCGAGGTTTTCATCTACCGGAATGCCTTCGCAGTGGCCGGTGGCGGATCGCCGCGTATCGGGTTTGCCTCAGCCGCAGGTGTTGTCTTCGGTGCGGTTGTGCTTGCGCTCGCCATCCTGCAGTGGTGGGCGTCGCAGACTAGAAGCAAATCGAGGAGGAACGTATGA
- a CDS encoding ABC transporter substrate-binding protein, producing the protein MSPNISRRTALLAGASMMTAGALAGCERPGGTPTDTGAGAEAFPTTGADVPSESATVQWVDTGAISEAFVPSVTDRFTQTFPNVAFNYQSLGGDDMAQVLQLAFQNDDVPDIFRLLPNVVAPSEAVSAGLVQPLDDIVPDFETWRSAFPDGVFTEGNNVFNGKTYSFPVLGNYTLGLLLNRGIVQEAGYDFEETPPTFETFRQAAREITQQGDGRYWALTHGGASASRWRVLVQLLGQLAGAPGGDFDYRTGTYNYNSDAYLEAVELLLALREDGSFDPGVASTPPAQAVERVPTGQAAMIINETGVLPKWFDTFPDFDFGVANLPAPADHGYVAAPSERYYWWASASSQNPEVIGELFSYLGSVEGQSDWQRVGGGALPLAFPEVNQVEGLDPRVRAAYDYFDEVVRRLPEPPARNPETAQVLAGLRPLSPDFGTTIQGIYTGQLEDPAAAMRNLQDRAEAELDRAVDAAVAEGANVSRDDWVFADWDPSVNYVYEDGE; encoded by the coding sequence ATGAGCCCGAACATTTCCCGACGGACCGCCCTCCTGGCGGGAGCGTCGATGATGACCGCAGGGGCGCTGGCGGGGTGTGAGCGCCCGGGCGGAACCCCCACAGACACCGGCGCTGGCGCCGAGGCGTTTCCTACGACAGGGGCGGATGTCCCGTCGGAATCAGCAACGGTGCAGTGGGTGGACACCGGTGCGATCAGCGAGGCCTTCGTCCCGAGCGTGACGGACCGGTTCACGCAGACGTTCCCCAACGTCGCGTTCAACTACCAGAGCCTCGGCGGCGACGACATGGCGCAGGTGCTCCAGCTGGCGTTCCAGAACGACGACGTTCCGGACATCTTCCGGTTGCTGCCGAACGTCGTTGCACCCTCCGAGGCTGTCTCGGCCGGACTCGTGCAGCCGCTCGACGACATCGTGCCAGATTTCGAGACATGGCGGTCCGCGTTCCCCGACGGAGTGTTCACCGAGGGCAACAACGTCTTCAACGGAAAGACGTACTCATTCCCCGTCCTCGGCAACTACACCCTGGGCCTGCTGCTGAACCGCGGCATCGTGCAGGAAGCGGGCTACGACTTCGAGGAGACGCCACCCACGTTCGAGACCTTTCGTCAGGCGGCGCGAGAGATCACGCAGCAGGGAGACGGGCGCTACTGGGCCCTCACTCACGGAGGAGCTTCGGCATCCCGTTGGCGCGTTCTGGTCCAGTTGCTCGGTCAACTCGCAGGTGCACCTGGAGGCGACTTCGACTACCGGACCGGTACGTACAACTACAACTCAGACGCGTATCTAGAGGCCGTCGAACTGCTGCTAGCGCTGCGTGAGGACGGCAGCTTCGACCCAGGGGTGGCGTCAACACCTCCCGCACAGGCAGTGGAGCGGGTCCCGACCGGGCAGGCGGCGATGATCATCAACGAGACCGGCGTGCTACCGAAGTGGTTCGACACCTTCCCCGACTTCGACTTCGGAGTCGCGAACCTGCCGGCGCCCGCGGATCACGGCTACGTCGCCGCGCCGAGCGAGCGGTACTACTGGTGGGCGTCGGCGTCGTCCCAGAACCCCGAGGTGATCGGCGAGCTCTTCTCCTACCTTGGAAGCGTAGAAGGACAGTCGGACTGGCAGCGTGTGGGTGGCGGGGCTCTTCCACTGGCCTTTCCCGAGGTGAACCAGGTCGAGGGCCTCGATCCACGCGTTCGCGCCGCCTACGACTACTTTGACGAGGTCGTTCGCCGACTGCCCGAACCGCCGGCGCGCAATCCCGAGACCGCTCAGGTCCTGGCCGGTCTGCGCCCGCTGAGCCCGGACTTCGGCACGACAATCCAGGGCATCTACACCGGCCAGCTGGAAGACCCGGCAGCAGCGATGCGGAACCTGCAGGACCGGGCCGAGGCCGAGCTGGATCGTGCCGTCGATGCCGCAGTCGCAGAGGGCGCGAACGTCTCGAGAGATGACTGGGTCTTCGCCGATTGGGACCCCTCCGTGAACTACGTGTATGAGGACGGCGAGTGA